From a region of the Lactuca sativa cultivar Salinas chromosome 4, Lsat_Salinas_v11, whole genome shotgun sequence genome:
- the LOC111904688 gene encoding multiple RNA-binding domain-containing protein 1-like: protein MDAGSRRRRKPPKSPLVTTTFVSNLPLNANKGELWRLFGNFGELSDVYIAQKKDANRRNFAFIRFKNVRNWRILEAALLNLSFASKNLQVNVAKFERKQKKRVQDFQYRREPINTKATAGIMN from the coding sequence ATGGACGCAGGTTCCAGACGGAGGAGAAAACCACCGAAATCCCCCTTGGTCACTACTACGTTTGTTTCTAATCTACCGCTGAATGCTAACAAAGGCGAGCTATGGAGATTATTTGGGAACTTTGGTGAATTGTCGGATGTATACATCGCCCAAAAGAAAGATGCCAACAGGAGAAACTTTGCTTTCATTCGATTTAAGAATGTGAGAAATTGGAGGATTCTTGAAGCGGCCCTTCTGAACTTATCATTTGCAAGCAAAAATCTGCAGGTGAACGTCGCAAAATTTGAGCGGAAGCAAAAAAAGAGAGTACAAGATTTTCAATATAGAAGAGAACCGATAAATACCAAGGCCACTGCAGGTATAATGAATTGA